Genomic segment of Perognathus longimembris pacificus isolate PPM17 chromosome 11, ASM2315922v1, whole genome shotgun sequence:
cgcgcccccgccccgcctccgccccgcccgccgccgccgcggctccCCGGGCGCGCAGAGCCGAGCCCCGGAGCGGGGACCCGGAGCGGAGCGGGGACCCGGAGCGGAGCGGGGACccggagcggagcggagcggcccgggcagggcagggccggccGGGCAGAGCGGCCCCGGCGCGCGGGCCTGCGGGCGCctcgcccccccgcgccccctcctcccgcccccctcctccggaGCCGCCTTCCAGCGCGTTGTTACTTTGCAGCCCCCGCGtcctccgcgccccgcgccgcgcccgggAATGTAGCCGCGGGCCCGGGAGCCCCGACCTCACGGGTAAGCTCGGGGCCGCCGGCTCCCCctcgggcggcgggggcggcgggggcggcgggggcgcccgGAGGAGCTCGGGGCGGATCTCGCCCGCCTTCCGGGCCGCAGGCTCCGGCCGCCTCCCGGGCGCTGTGCCGCCGGCTCGGGCGCGGGCCGCGAGGAGGCTCCGCCGGGGCCGCCCGGGAGGCGCCGAGGCCTGGGCCGGGCCTCGGGGAGGCCGCCCAGCCCGGCCCGCACGCCGGGGCCGCCCCCGCGGGGGCCCGCCGCGCCCGGgaccgggggggggagggcgcgcgCCCGGAGCGCCGAGCCGGCCCGGGCACCCGCGGAGCCCCCGGAGCGCCGAGCCGGCCCGGGCACCCGCGGAGCCCCCggagcgcgcccccccccccgagggcgcGGACGGCCGCGGCCCTCAGACGCCGGCCGGTGCGGACGCGCGGAGCCGTGCCCACGGCCCGCACGCAGGTGCACAGGTGTGCACGCCGCGCACTCACCCCGGTGGGGCCGCCGAGGGGCGGCCAGGGCGGGTTCCGGAGCCCAGGGCTGCAGAGCCCGTCCGGGCGCCCTGGCGCGgaccccgcgccggccccgccctcgccccgcgcGGCCCCTCCGGCGGGCTGGGCCCCTGCCTGGCCCGGCGTCCCGGGCCCCGCTCGCGGCGCctgggggcgggccgggccggcctAGGGTCCCCGATGCCCAGGGAGGGTGGAGCGGGGCCTGGCCCGCCCGGCACCGCTTCTCAGCCCCGCGTGGCCGGGGAGCTGGCGGCTTGGGTGTCCCCGccggggcgggctgggggcgggggtgggtgggagcgggggggggggcggggtgggagcgggggggggggcgggccggggtggggcgagGGCGCGGGGGACGCCGGGTCCCGGGCGGGCCGGGCTCCtgaccctctctcctcctcctcctcgtgtcTCCACAGCGCGCCGCGGTCCTGCATGGAGCTGCGGGCCGGGGCCGCACCGGCGGCGCCCCCcgcgggcccgggccccgcgtccCCCCCGGGCGGCCtgagccggggcggcggggcgggcgggcgccgcggCCCCAGTACTATGGCCGTGTGCTGCTGCGCGCTCAGTAGCCTGGTGGTGATGAACGGCGCCGAGCAGCGCCAGGGCGGCGGCCCGGGGCCCGGCGGCGCGGCCTCGCCGACGGCCGGGCCCGCGCTCAGCCCCGGCCGGGGCTCCCCGTTCctcttccccccccgcccctgcgcgGCCGCCCGGGGAGCCCCCGAGCCCCGCGGCCTGGCGCGGCGCCCGGCCCCGGCTGAGCGGCCCCGGCGCCCCCGGCCGCCTGCGGGGCGCCCCGCCGTCCCCCCCCGGCCGCCGGCAGCCTCTCCCCGCCGGGGCCCGCGGACGCCCGGAGGAAGCTGCGGGCCCTGCAGCGCGAGCTCCAGAACGTGCGCGTGGACCGCACCGTGGGCCTGTTCGAGGCGCACATCCAGGCGCAGAGCGcggcgggccccgcgccccggagCCCGCGCCCCGGCCGCGCGCGCTCGCCCTCCCCGAGCCCCTGCCGCAGCAGCAGCCAGCCCCCCGGCCGGGGCCCGGCCCCCAGCAACCCCGCCGACGAGCGCCGGACCCGGTCCTGGGGGGAGCCGTGCCCGGAGGCCCCAGCCGGCAGAGCCGCGCCCGGCCTGCGCCCCTCGGAGGACAAGGGGGCGGCCCCGACGGCGGGCCCAGGGCCGCGGAGGCCGGCCGCTCCCGAGGGGGGAGAGAGCCCTGCCCGCGTCCCCGGTGCCTCGCCCGCAGCCTTGGAAGCGGCCCCCCCTGTGGGAACCGGGAGCCCCCGGGCGCCCGCCTCGGACCCGGCCCGTGAAGGGGCCACGCCTGGCGCGCCGGGTCCTGCCCGCCCGGAGCCGCGCTGCCAGCTCGGGGGCCCGCACCCCTGGGGGGCCCAGGCGGAGAGGAGGGGGCCCAGCCCGGAGACTGGCCCTGCCCCGGCAGGAGAGCCCCCTGGGGGCGTGGAGGAAGGCAGCCTGCCCTGTGGCCGGCCGGGCCCCCGGGCACCACCCCCCGGGGCCAGGCCGGAGGACGAGGCCCCGCGCCAGCCGAGGCCGCCCGAAGACCGAGGCTCTGCCCCCTCGGggaaggccggaagtggagcccCAACTCTGGGCCTGCTTGGGGGCAGCCGTGAGACACAGCCAGCCGCTGGGGAGGTGGAGGCCGGAGTTCCCTCGGGCGCCGCACCGGAGCCTTTGCCCCGCTGGGAGGTAGCAGAGAATGAGCGCGAGCCACGGCGCCTTCCCGGGGACCCGGTGACCATGGAGGACTCTGGTGTGGCCTGGACGTGTGGCACCGGGGCACGGCCCGCGGAGACGTGGGGAAGCCCCGCCCGGGACGGAGACGCCCACCCCACTGCAGCCCGGCCGGCCGAGGACCAGGACGAGACTCCCCCGAGGGAGAGCTGCCCGACACCCAGCATCCCGGCCGTCATCGTCACCGACATGGGCGCCCAGGAGGACGGGGGCTTGGAGGAGCCCCCGGGGGGCCCCCGGGGCAGCCTGCCCCTGAGGAAGCTCTCCTCGTCCTCCGCCTCCTCCActggcttctcctcctcctatGAGGACTCAGAGGAGGACATCTCCAGTGACCCCGAACGCACCCTGGACCCCAACACAGCCTTCCTGCACACCCTGGACCAGCAGAAGCCGAGAGTGGTGAGTCTGGGCGGGAGAGGTTTTGGAGAATTCGCCGGCCCTTGACTGCTcctatgccccctcccccccctccccccccccccacttcctaccCTCTGCCGCGGGGTGGAGGCTCGGCAGCTTCGGAGGGCAGTCACCGCGTTTCCCCCCGGCGTGTGTGCTGGGTTGGCAGAGGTCCCCATCGTGCCCCTTGTGGTGTGGCCGGCGCGTCTGTCAGTCTTTAAGGCGCTCCCTACAGGTGGGAATACGAGCGTCACCCCGAACCTCCCGGTGCGTCCCCACCACGAGCAGAGCTGCTGAGTCTAGCTGTTGACTGAGTGACACACTTAGGCTGAGATCCATTCAGACTGACAGATGTCATCTAACGCAACCCGGCCTTTACTAGTAGGCCAGACCCATGACAGGCCTGACACCCGAAGCTGCGTCTGTGGGAGGCCTTGGGGAGCAGCCACGGAGCCACGGAGCCTCGGTCAGGCAGGCCGGGATGCGGCAGTAGGGTGTGGTCGTGTAACGGAGGTGTAGCTCGATGTCTGAGTTCAAGTGAAAACCACGCTGTAAGCCATGCCACGTCCTTGGCAACACAGCGTTGTACGAGGTTGAGTTGCCCGCACAGGGCACCTTGGGGTGACTGGTAAGGGGGTGTGCGCTGGCGGAGGTAGGTCCCTTTCCGGCGTGTTGTCTGTGGGTCTGTGGGTCCGGCCGGCTGGGATCTTAGTCTGGCTGCGTGTGAACCGTTGATTCCTAGCGTGTGGATCGCCGTAGCTGCTTGCCGTCTCTGGGATCCGCTCCTTCTGAAGACGTAAGCCTTGAAGCTTCTACCGAGTTTGGCCTTTCTCTTGGCAGTGGCAGGGTACGGGGACTTGCTCGCGCGAGTGCAAGGGCTTGTGCGGCCTGGAGGTGGCCTGTGACGGTAGCCGGGGGGTCCGGGCCACGGTCCCTCAGGAACTTCCTCTGCCGCGGCCCGGAGCTTTTGGGTTTCTGCTCCGCGTCCTGTGCTCCGGGGGTTTGGACTCCAAAGCGTGTTTCTCTCCCGCTTCGCCTTCAGATTCAGTCTGAGTTTTGGAAAAGCGGCGGTTCCTTTTCCCGGAACTCTGGTTTCGGCTGGTGGTCTGGACACAGCGATGAGTTTGGTGTCAGGACAGAGCCCCAGGCTTTTTGCCCCTGCCACCTGTCGAGGGAGAAGAAAGGGCCCCGTGGCCCagattcctccctcctccccccccgcccccggcagcgGAGGGCCCAGCAGAGGAGACAGATGGTTCTCTGCTCGGGCTCCTCTTCGCTTTTGAAACCCTGAAGTTTGGCCTCATGCCCGAGTCGCTCTAACTTGTTCTCCACGTTCCCCTTCTACTCTTTCTTGCGGTGGATTAGCAGCATTTATTGGTTGGTTATCAAAGCGTTTGCATAGCCTGATGTTTGAAAAGAGGCCCTGACTGCAAACGCATTAAAGAGGAGCTACATAATGACGGGTGACTGTGTTCCATTTGCTAGAAAGATTCCAAGTGGGAAGCCAGAAAGGGTAAGTGACGTTCTCACGTCGGGTAAGAAATTCAGAAGTAGCAGCGAGGCTGGCCTGTCACCTACCTCCCGCCGGTCGCTCGGCTTTTACACTCCCACAGAGTAGACGTAGGGAAAAACCTCCCGCTGAcctcctgctctgtgtgtgtgtgtgcgtgcgtgtgcgtgtccgtccgtccgtccggggGGTGGTTAGCCACCTGGAAATGAGGGGACGTAGGGGCCTCTGAGCTGCGGCCGAGTGCCGGCGCGGTACGCAGAGTCTTCTTGGATTCGTCGTGACGCTGGAGTCGGCCTGTGACTCCAGAGCGCAGACCCGTCCCCGCTCGGTCTTCAGAGGGCCGGGGCGCCGACGGCTGGGGCTCCCGCGGGGCTCCTCGGCGTTTGATGGAGGAGGGCCGAGCCCTGCCCCGTCGGAGCCGCGTCCCCCCAGCCGAGGTCTTCCTCGACCCGGCCGCCCCGCGTGTAACACCAGCCGCACGCCGGCCCTCACGCGCACGGCCGCCCCGCGTGTAACACCAGCCGCACGCCGGCCCTCACGTGCACGGCCGCCCCGCGTGTAACACCGCGGCCGGCACGCCGGCCCTCACGCGCACGGCCGCCCCGCGTGTAACCACCAGCCGCACGCCGGCCCTCACGCGCACGGCCGCCCGCGTGTAACACCAGCCGCACGCTGACCCTCACGCGCACGGCCGCCCGCGTGTAACACCAGCCGCACGCCGGCCCTCACGCGCATGGCGCCCGCGTGTAACACCAGCCGCACGCCGGGCCCTCACGCGCATGGCCGCCCCGCGTGTAACACCGCGGCTGGCACGCCGGCCCTCACGCGCATGGCCGCCCCGCGTGTAACACCAGCCGCACGCCGGCCCTCACGCGCACGGCCGCCCCGCGTGTAACACCAGCCGCACGCCGGCCCTCACGCGCATGGCCGCCCCGGCGTGTAACACCGCGGCTGGCACGCCGGCCCTCACGCGCACGGCCGCCCCGCGTGTAACACCAGCCGCACGCCGGCCCTCACGCGCACGGCCGCCCCGCGTGTAACACCAGCCGCACGCCGACCCTCACGCGCACGGCCGCCCCGCGTGTAACACCAGCCGCACGCCGGCCCTCACGCGCACGGCCGCCCCGCGTGTAACACCAGCCGCACGCCGGCCCTCACGCGCACGGCCGCCCCGCGTGTAACACCAGCCGCACGCCGGCCCTCACGCGCATGGCCGCCCCGCGTGTAACACCAGCCGGCCCTCACGCGCATGGCCGCCCCGCGTGTAACACCGCGGCTGGCACGCCGGCCCTCACGCGCACGGCCGCCCCGCGTGTAACACCGCGGCTGGCACGCCGGCCCTCACGCGCACGGCCGCCCCGCGTGTAACACCAGCCGCACGCGGCCCTCACGCGCATGGCCGCCCCGCGTGTAACACCAGCCGGCCCTCACGCGCATGGCCGCCCCGCGTGTAACACCGCGGCTGGCACGCCGGCCCTCACGCGCACGGCCGCCCCGCGTGTAACACCAGCCGCACGCCGGCCCTCACGCGCACGGCCGCCCCGCGTGTAACACCAGCCGCACGCCGGCCCTCACGCGCACGGCCGCCCCGCGTGTAACACCAGCCGGCACGCCGGCCCTCACGCGCATGTCAGCTGCTGGTGCTTCTCTAAAGAATGATTGTGTGCCACGCTGCCGGGCCCAGGCAGGTGTGTGGATGGGGTGTAGGAGATGTGTAGATGGATggggtgtggatggatggggtgtaggtggggtgtggatggatggggtgtggatggatggggtgtGGATGGGGTGTAGGTGGggtgtgggtggatggggtgTAGggggtgtggatggatggggtgtaggtggggtgtgggtggggtgtGGATGGGGTGtaggtggggtgtgggtggggtgtggatggatggggtgtggatgggtggggggtgggtggggggtgtgggtggggtgtgggtggggtgtggatggatggggtgtgggtggggggcgtgggtggggtgtgggtggatggggtgtggatggatggggtgtggatggatggggtgtggatggatggggtgtggatggatggggtgtggatggatggggtgtggatggatggggtgtggatggatggggtgtgggtggatgggggtgtgggtggatggggtgtggatggatggggtgtggatggatggggtgtggatggatggggtgtggatggatggggtgtggatggatggggtgtGGATGGGGTGTAGGTGGggtgtgggtggatggggtgTAGggggtgtggatggatggggtgtgggtggggtgtGGATGGGGTGtaggtggggtgtgggtggggtgtggatggatggggtgtggatgggtggggggtgggtgggggggtgtgggtggggtgtgggtgggggtgtggatggatggggtgtgggtggggtgtaggtggggtgtgggtggggtgtAGGTGGGGTGTGGGTGGATGGGGCGTAGGTGGGGTCGGGTGGAGCAGTAGGCCTGCTTCTACAGGAGCTCACGCTTGCAGGTTGCTGGGAGGCGTCGGTGTCCCACGCCTGCCCACAGCGAGTGGCCGCGTGGGGACCCTGTGCTGTGGGATCTCAGCAGAACCGTGGCGTGCTGAGCGGCGGAGTTCTCGCGCCCTCTCGGCAAGTCAGACCGGCCCTCCCTCCTC
This window contains:
- the Itpkb gene encoding LOW QUALITY PROTEIN: inositol-trisphosphate 3-kinase B (The sequence of the model RefSeq protein was modified relative to this genomic sequence to represent the inferred CDS: deleted 2 bases in 2 codons), whose product is MAVCCCALSSLVVMNGAEQRQGGGPGPGGAASPTAGPALSPGRGSPFLFPPRPCAAARGAPEPRGLARRPAPAERPRRPRRLRGPRRPPPAAGSLSPPGPADARRKLRALQRELQNVRVDRTVGLFEAHIQAQSAAGPAPRSPRPGRARSPSPSPCRSSSQPPGRGPAPSNPADERRTRSWGEPCPEAPAGRAAPGLRPSEDKGAAPTAGPGPRRPAAPEGGESPARVPGASPAALEAAPPVGTGSPRAPASDPAREGATPGAPGPARPEPRCQLGGPHPWGAQAERRGPSPETGPAPAGEPPGGVEEGSLPCGRPGPRAPPPGARPEDEAPRQPRPPEDRGSAPSGKAGSGAPTLGLLGGSRETQPAAGEVEAGVPSGAAPEPLPRWEVAENEREPRRLPGDPVTMEDSGVAWTCGTGARPAETWGSPARDGDAHPTAARPAEDQDETPPRESCPTPSIPAVIVTDMGAQEDGGLEEPPGGPRGSLPLRKLSSSSASSTGFSSSYEDSEEDISSDPERTLDPNTAFLHTLDQQKPRVSKSWRKIKNMVHWSPFVMSFKKKYPWIQLAGHAGSFKAAANGRILKKHCESEQRCLDRLMADVLRPFVPAYHGDVVKDGERYNQMEDLLADFDSPCVMDCKMGVRTYLEEELTKARKKPSLRKDMYQKMIEVDPEAPTEEERAQRAVTKPRYMQWRETISSTATLGFRIEGIKKEDGSVNRDFKKTKTKEQVTEAFREFTQGNHNVLVAYRDRLKAIRATLEISPFFKCHEVIGSSLLFIHDKKEQAKVWMIDFGKTTPLPDGQTLSHDVPWREGNREDGYLSGLNNLIDILSEMSQGGPPS